Within the Macaca nemestrina isolate mMacNem1 chromosome 5, mMacNem.hap1, whole genome shotgun sequence genome, the region TACTTTCTTCCCACTGTGGTCTTCCTGTTCTCCTGTGCAAGTCTGGGAGTCACTGGTTGCCTCACTTTACATTTACAGTGCAGACCTCTATCTCTGTTTCCCCATCTTGCTTTTGCTCTCCCACTACCTCTGCCCAGTGCGCTCTCTGCTTTCGTCCCTCTGTGCTCAGTCCCACTGGCTTTGGGGAAGGTGGAGAGGCTGCATAGGGAAGAGGCAGATAGGAAGACGCAGGCCTGTGCCCTTGTGTGTTCAAGCGAGTTTCCATGGCTGGTGTGTCCCTGTGTCTGATAGGTTCTAATCGCTCTGCTACTGGTTGACTGGGTGACCTTAGCAGAtcacttaccctctctgtgccttactTTCCTAGTTTCTAAAGAGGGTCAGTAACTCCCTCTGCACATCTGTCCTGTGCTTGCCTGTCCCAGCGCTTGCCTGTAGGCGTCTCGGCCGGGAGTAGGTGGGCGTCCTCTTTTCATGGCTGCACAAGGCAAGGGTGGGAGAATGTCTGAGGAAACTCGTGTCTCCACCTGACAATCTAGGATGCGGTAGAGCAAGTAAAACAGAATGTTCAGCAATGGAAGTTCCCATGACCAGATTTCTCATCTAGAAAGCCACCAAGGCTCGGGGAGCAGTGTTCACAGTCCATTATAGACCCAACTCCTTGTTCTACTCCTTCTCCCCTTTTCACTACTGCACTTgactagtctttaaaaaaaaaagctgaggcaGCAGGACACCTGGGTTCTGGAAGAAACTTGGCTTAATCCACCCCTCCCTTTTGGGCCCACATTCCTGAGTCCTTCAGTGTCAAGAATGATGAAAATTAACTGCAGTTAATAATTAATCTCTAAAGAGCCTTGGGAGGTCCGGGCATGGGTGGGGTCCAGACACCTGCAGGAGGGACGCCTGCCTGGTCCCTGCTTCCCTCTTCATCTCCCTGTCTGTAGGACCAGCACTCACTCCCTCAAACCTGGAGACACAAGGTAGGGGTGGGATACAGAGTGAAGAGAGGGAATCTCCTTCTCTTTTCCCCAAGAGCACAGTGAATGGTCCTCTCCTGGGTCCTCTCTTACTGGGAGAACTGGAAAATTCAGTTGACCAGATTCCCCCTCCCACTTCCCCTCAAACACTTATGCTAAGGCTTGAGTGGGGTGTAGAAAGCAGGCCTGGCAAGGAGAGGCCACTGGGACTTCAGTGTCTCCTCCATCCCAGGAGTGCGGTGGCCACTATGGGGTCTGGGCTGCCCCTTGTCCTCCTCTTGACCCTCCTTGGCAGCTCACATGGAACAGGTGAGGGCTAGAGGGCAGGACTCCTGGGTCCCTGTGGCGTGAAGAGGCCAGAGAAAGGGAGTGGGACTCCATGGTccctgagagagacagagacacccCAGTCCTGAGCTTCCAGGAGGCTCTGGAGGGGCGCTGTTGGGGAAGAGGAACTGTGCTGGGGAGCGTGGGCGGGAAGGTACTGCGTCTCCGGGGGAATCAGCCCTGACTGCCGGGTCCTAAGCCGTACTTCTGGATCCGCAGGGCCAGGTATGATTTTGCAACTGAAGCTGAAGGAGTCTTTTCTGACGAATTCCTCCTATGAGTCCAGCTTCTTGGAATTGCTTGAAAAGGTAGTTCTTTGGGAGGGGAAAGGATGGGGCTGTGTGTTTGCGAGTCAGTTTGGGCCTCTGCTGGGGTCTGGCTATCTCCGCGGTGGGAATGGAGAGCTCTCTTACATCGCACCCTTTAACCCTTTgttcccagctctgcctcctcctccatctcccttcAGGGACCAGCGtcaccctccaccatgcaagaTCTCAACACCATGTTGTCTGCAACACATGAGAGCCATTGAAGCCTGTGTCCTTCTTGGCCCGGGCTTTTGGGCTGGGGGTGCGGGGGGTGGGCCCTGACCCTGTCTTTCAGCTGCCCCCACCCTCCTGAGTGgcaataaataaaattcagtgtatGCTGAATTCAATAACTTGCTTGACTCTGTGAGTCCCTGAGCACAGAGTTGGCAGGAAGAGGGGGttggatgctcaagtctctgacTGTCCCCCTGCTGAGCAGAGGGTTCCAGGGATGGACACTCTCTCCCTCAACACCAGTGTCACAGGCTTAGAAGGCATCTGGGGAGTTGTTTGGGGGaactcacacaccacacacatatacgcACGCACATGAACACACCCCGAACTGAGATCTTCGGAACACCTGGGAATAAAGAGAAGCAACATTTACTGAAGTCCTGCATTTCTCCTGCGTCCCTATTTCAATGTTTGCAGCAGTCTTGAATGTGGCATACTAGGTATCATtatcctgttttacagataaggaaattgaagctcagagagggcaaGTCACTCGCCTGAGGTCTAGTAGCAGTGGAGAAGTCAGGCACCAGACAGAGGTCTTGGTTTAAgcaagatttttatttcatttccttttgcttAAGCATTGGGGCTGGGGACTCAAAAACCAAAGAAAGAGACATAGGCAAACACCCCAGGACATGGCTCCCCTGACCCAAGGATCCACACAGGTAATCAGGGTGGGAAGTGGGTGGGCACTCAGTTGAGAGATGAGGGGTTCAGCTTGTGAGAGGATGCCCAGCCAGGCATAAGTGCTGGGGAGGAGAGGCCAGGTGCAAGCTGAGCCTGTGCTGGCTAACCACGTGTGTATGAGGTAACACCAGCCCACAGGTGAATTCCTGGGCATGTTTCTCATCCTCTtggagcctccatttcctcactcGCAAAATGGGGACAATGATGGTACCTGCTGTAGTGTGACAGGTCCCCTACCTGGTTACTTAAAGGTGTAGGCCGCTGCCTGAATCCTGAAGGCCAGGTGACCAGCCAAGGTCACGCTGCCTGGCCGAGGAGCAGGTGTCCCTGAGAACCCAAACGTCCCGTAGAGTATCTGGGAACCCGCCAAGGAAAACAGTCCATTTGCATACACGATAAGCAAAGAGTCAGAAAATTAGCTTGAAAGCAGCTTCAGGATGGGAAGCAGCACAGATCTCTAAAGCTGTCCGCTGCCATCCAGGAGTACCTTGTATGTAAGTCCTAAAAACCTCGTCTACTCACCAAGCTGGACTTGTCTGAGTCACTTTTTGGCCTCTCAGCTCCCTCCCAGTTTGGGggaaggtggtttttttttttttttttttttttacacaattcTGAGTTTTTCTCATTATTCCTGCACCATCAGATTGTGAGGATCACACAGGTAGCTACTTAGGGACATACCACAGCCTGTCTTATGGGTTGTCAGCAGGATAGTAGGGATTGCTGTTAGGATGGAAACCTGGTCCCAACACATATGTCCCAGTCCCCTGGGGTTCAGGGTCCTCATCCTGATTTCTGAGGCAGACACTCCCCACCACCTTCTCAAGattatcttggccaggcacggtggctcacgcctgtaatcccagcactttggaaggccaaggcaggtggatcacctgaggtcaggagttcaagaccagcctggccaacatggtgaaacccctcctgtactaaaaacacaaaaattagctgggcatggtggcactcacctgtagttccagctactcgggggagctgaggcagaattgcttgaacctgggaggcggaggttgtagtgagccaacatcacacactccagcctgggctacagagcaagactctgtctcaaaaaaaaaaaaaaaattgacttttcaCCAGCTCTCAAAACACAAACTTGCAGCTCAGACTTGAGCGATTGGGGGTACTGATAGGATTGCTCTCTGTCCCCTGTGGTACCTACCCTGCCCACCACACCTACACAACCCTCCATTATCTCCATATGAAATTGGAGACCGACTCCTTTGGAGACAGAAGACGACAAGAGTTCAGTATGGAGTGTCACTGAAGACGAGGGGAGCATAGAAAACGGCAGAGTGgaaacaaacacttaaaaaattgGTCTACCTTCCTTCACAACTGTCCTGGGACAATTAGACCCTGAGGAGAAGTAGCAGGGGGCTCCAAAGGAGACTAGTATGTTATGATTTGCCCCTAGCCTGCAGTAGTGAACAGGTGATGCCCATGGGGCAGCTGTGAGGATCCCCAAACAAGTTGGGGGACTGGATATCTGAATGTCCAAGAGGTTGGTAGAGCAGACAGCTAAATGCACCTCAACCTGGTTCCTAGACCTCAGGGCCTGAGATCACCAGGATGTGATTTCCAgattatttttctcaaagaattCTCTCCCAAGGCTCAAAACAGAGCAGTGCAGTGAAGAGTGCTTTGGGGTTCACCAGACCTGGGGGTGACAGAGACTGCTAACTGGCCCCCCCACAACAGCCATCCTCCTCCTTTTGGATAGTAATGTAGATTTCAACTATCAGCATGTGGCTCattacatttcccagcctcccttgcaacTGTGGCCATGTGATCAGGTTCTGTCCAATAGGATGCAAGTAGAAAGGAGGTGGGCAACTTCCTGGTAGTATCCTTGAAAAGAAAGGAGCTTCCATTTCAGAGGAGGAAAAGCAAAGTTCTTGAAACAGCCTATAAGGTCTTAGATCAGTGCtttccaatagaactttctgtgatgatggaaatgttttataactGTGCTGACGAATATagtagccactggccacatgcAACTACCAAAACACTTGAAATATGGCAAGTACGACGAGAaactgaatgttttattttatttaatacttt harbors:
- the LOC105498628 gene encoding surfactant-associated protein 2, which translates into the protein MGSGLPLVLLLTLLGSSHGTGPGMILQLKLKESFLTNSSYESSFLELLEKLCLLLHLPSGTSVTLHHARSQHHVVCNT